Proteins from one Ricinus communis isolate WT05 ecotype wild-type chromosome 9, ASM1957865v1, whole genome shotgun sequence genomic window:
- the LOC8278740 gene encoding uncharacterized protein LOC8278740, whose translation MIEDRHHHHHPPHRQGGAPHGIILAVVVCTVVLAPFLVGDQGEAITEAITELLSPVGLLLLPIILLLTIQFLSSERGSFVSTIFSTGEPDTIHRVSGSPVGVALFLLLILFLLYNRMSIFGGDDDSGD comes from the coding sequence atgatagaAGACAGGCACCACCACCATCATCCTCCTCACCGTCAAGGAGGTGCACCCCATGGAATCATTCTTGCCGTTGTAGTATGCACGGTGGTTTTAGCTCCATTCCTAGTTGGTGACCAAGGCGAAGCCATAACTGAAGCTATTACAGAGCTCTTAAGTCCAGTTGGTCTCCTCCTTTTACCCATTATCCTTCTCTTGACCATTCAGTTTCTCTCCTCTGAACGTGGCTCATTCGTCTCTACAATCTTCTCTACTGGCGAACCCGACACCATTCACCGGGTCAGTGGATCGCCTGTTGGTGTGGCTCTCTTTCTCCTTCTGATCTTGTTCTTGCTTTATAATCGCATGTCCATCTTTGGCGGTGATGATGATTCCGGCGATTAA
- the LOC8278738 gene encoding chaperone protein dnaJ 49 has translation MDGNKDEALRCIRIAEEAIASRNKERALKFIRIAQRLNHDLSVNDLLTACEKLGSSGSNSNPPSLDEKCVLNGDAKNKPSHGKIDEGLNGEKNYTEEHVELIRQVKINKDYYSILGVEKTSSVEDIRRAYRKLSLKVHPDKNKAPGSEEAFKKVCKAFKCLSDDNSRRQYDQTGLVDEFEYNQQYNVRRTRRRRNVHDFYDDDFDPNEIFRSFFGQTDMFRAHHVYRSGATAGQQRGEFHGGGPSLLLLLQILPFLLIFLLAYLPFSEPDYSLHKNYSYQIPKTTEKHGLEFFVKSASFDDNYPIGSTARANIEDNVIKDYRNVLWRHCHIELQRRHWSKNMPTPHCDKLHNLGLA, from the coding sequence ATGGATGGTAACAAAGATGAAGCTTTAAGATGTATTAGGATTGCTGAAGAAGCAATTGCATCCAGAAATAAAGAGAGAGCattgaaatttattagaaTTGCTCAACGTTTGAATCATGATTTGTCTGTTAATGATCTTTTAACTGCTTGTGAGAAGCTTGGTTCTTCTGGGTCAAATTCAAATCCACCTTCTCTTGATGAAAAATGTGTTCTTAATGGTGATGCTAAAAATAAGCCTAGTCATGGTAAAATTGATGAGGGTTTAAATGGAGAGAAGAACTATACTGAAGAACATGTGGAATTGATTAGGCAAGTTAAGATAAACAAGGATTATTATTCCATTCTCGGAGTGGAAAAGACTTCTTCTGTTGAGGACATTAGGAGAGCTTATAGAAAATTGTCATTGAAAGTTCACCCTGACAAGAACAAGGCACCGGGATCTGAGGAAGCATTCAAGAAAGTGTGCAAGGCATTTAAGTGTTTGAGTGATGATAACTCGAGGAGGCAGTATGATCAGACTGGTTTAGTTGATGAATTTGAATATAACCAGCAGTATAATGTTAGGCGGacaaggagaagaagaaatgtGCATGACTTCTATGATGACGATTTTGATCCAAATGAAATATTCAGGTCCTTTTTCGGTCAGACTGACATGTTTAGGGCACATCATGTTTATAGAAGTGGAGCAACTGCTGGTCAGCAGCGAGGAGAGTTTCATGGAGGAGGGCCTAGTCTACTTCTTCTCCTACAGATTTTAccttttttgttaattttcttGCTTGCTTATCTGCCATTTTCAGAGCCTGATTACTCATTGCATAAGAATTATTCTTATCAAATTCCCAAGACAACCGAGAAACACGGTCTAGAGTTTTTTGTCAAATCAGCTTCTTTTGATGACAATTATCCTATTGGAAGTACTGCACGAGCCAACATTGAGGACAATGTGATCAAGGATTATAGAAATGTGCTTTGGCGTCATTGTCATATAGAACTCCAGAGACGTCATTGGAGCAAGAATATGCCTACTCCTCACTGTGATAAACTACATAATCTTGGGTTAGCATGA